The following are from one region of the Methanooceanicella nereidis genome:
- a CDS encoding cobyric acid synthase, translating into MSQNNGTRYITILGTQSHAGKSVLVTALCRILKRRGYNVAPFKAQNMSLNSWITKDGKEIGIAQAIQAFAAGVEPSAEMNPVLLKPKGDMTSQVIVMGEAIGDKRVGQYYSSIDDMMAVAKGAIEDLSQKYDMIVIEGAGGAAEINLYDRDIANSRMAHAVGSPIILVGDIERGGVFASIYGTIALMPEGHKKLVKGIIINKFRGEVSLLKSGIEELEKLTGVPVLGVIPYRELEIPSEDSVSISDKKASGSLDLDIAIIRFPFISNFTDFEPLERIARVRYVSMNDKLGSPDIVILPGSKNTVSDLRSLGMSRLWDEIKAISGSGTPILGICGGYQIMGQRVVDNGIEGDKEESIEGLGLLPSSTVFDRYEKQTRQTVKMVTAGGPILGAINGSNVRGYEIHMGMSTTPSPAFDDDGCVDDTGTMIGTYLHGIFDNKNFRDALLCYACRRKGIPYECATNATDPYDVLADHVESSVDMDRVLEIINEE; encoded by the coding sequence ATGTCACAAAATAACGGCACCAGATATATCACCATACTCGGGACGCAGTCACATGCAGGGAAAAGCGTACTGGTCACGGCGCTTTGCAGGATCCTGAAAAGGCGTGGATATAACGTAGCGCCTTTCAAAGCGCAGAACATGAGCCTTAACTCCTGGATTACGAAAGACGGAAAGGAGATCGGCATAGCCCAGGCGATCCAGGCTTTTGCCGCAGGTGTCGAGCCGTCGGCAGAGATGAACCCCGTACTGTTAAAGCCTAAAGGGGACATGACTTCCCAGGTGATAGTCATGGGCGAAGCGATCGGCGATAAGAGAGTCGGACAGTATTATTCGAGCATAGACGATATGATGGCCGTTGCGAAAGGCGCTATCGAGGATCTATCGCAGAAATATGATATGATCGTCATAGAAGGTGCCGGCGGCGCCGCGGAGATAAATCTCTATGACAGGGACATCGCAAACTCCAGAATGGCCCATGCAGTAGGCTCGCCGATCATACTTGTTGGCGACATCGAGCGGGGAGGGGTTTTCGCAAGCATATACGGCACGATAGCCCTGATGCCTGAAGGGCATAAAAAGCTTGTAAAGGGCATCATCATAAATAAGTTCAGGGGAGAGGTCTCCCTTCTCAAGAGCGGCATCGAGGAGCTGGAAAAGCTTACCGGGGTGCCGGTACTGGGCGTCATTCCCTACAGGGAACTGGAGATACCCTCCGAAGACTCCGTCTCGATATCGGATAAGAAAGCATCGGGCAGCCTCGATCTTGACATCGCTATCATTAGATTCCCGTTCATTTCAAATTTTACGGATTTCGAGCCCCTTGAAAGAATAGCAAGGGTCCGCTATGTCTCAATGAACGATAAGCTGGGCTCTCCGGACATTGTGATATTGCCGGGTTCGAAGAATACGGTGAGCGATCTGAGATCCCTTGGAATGTCCCGATTATGGGATGAGATAAAAGCGATCTCCGGAAGCGGGACCCCGATATTAGGCATATGCGGCGGATACCAGATAATGGGGCAGCGAGTGGTAGATAACGGGATAGAAGGCGATAAGGAAGAGAGCATAGAAGGACTGGGATTATTACCGTCTTCGACCGTTTTCGACAGGTATGAAAAACAGACACGCCAGACAGTAAAGATGGTGACTGCCGGTGGGCCGATATTAGGAGCCATCAACGGCTCGAACGTCAGAGGATATGAGATCCATATGGGTATGAGCACGACGCCAAGCCCGGCGTTCGACGATGACGGATGCGTGGACGATACCGGCACGATGATAGGTACGTATCTGCACGGCATCTTTGATAATAAGAACTTCAGGGACGCGCTACTATGCTATGCCTGCCGGCGTAAAGGCATACCTTACGAGTGTGCGACAAATGCAACTGATCCTTATGATGTTCTTGCCGACCATGTGGAGTCAAGCGTTGACATGGACAGAGTGCTCGAGATAATTAACGAAGAATGA
- a CDS encoding AAA family ATPase, with product MSEFEDHFKERSDEINCALLAIISGENLLYLGPPGTAKSLLSKNICEVVDGYFFYYLLTRFTTPEEIFGPLSLKALQHDDFRRKVDGYLPTAHIAFLDEIFKSNSSILNSLLTILNEKRFHNGRDVIKIPLLSVFGASNELPDEDENLEALYDRFLFRCSVSCVRDENNFKELIFGDADSFKPSFKIPLEKIDEIKRVSGKVKIDRDVEKIILETRKEFLRKNIHLSDRRWKKIVNVLKIASASMGNEVVDRSMVLLLQHMTWDTPSQKEHIRNILIDQIISGGESLEKLKKDVTDLYFLVQRTMDYKFPLPIRCYQCNEIFDTSKKLGVHRKIFSNHMYYDPHRISLNLRYFNYPDLVKVLKEEYKWNFIDNTPERSRSYATELVDLKERFEHARKKVEEEFELLKKLFAENIWITENDRIEVLNRYEHKINPLQEIKETFRMIESMLEQNEQISIVEKMSSLEATAQ from the coding sequence ATGTCCGAGTTCGAGGATCACTTCAAGGAGAGAAGCGATGAGATAAATTGTGCTTTGCTTGCCATTATCTCCGGAGAGAACCTGTTATATTTAGGGCCTCCCGGTACCGCAAAGTCGCTTCTGTCGAAGAATATTTGCGAGGTCGTTGACGGGTATTTCTTCTATTATCTGCTTACACGTTTTACGACACCCGAAGAGATATTCGGCCCCCTATCTCTTAAGGCCCTTCAGCATGACGATTTCAGGAGAAAGGTCGACGGATACCTGCCAACGGCGCATATAGCTTTCCTTGATGAGATCTTTAAATCCAATAGTTCCATACTTAACAGCCTGCTCACCATCCTTAACGAAAAAAGGTTCCATAATGGAAGAGATGTCATTAAGATACCCCTATTATCCGTATTCGGGGCTTCTAATGAATTGCCCGATGAGGATGAGAACCTTGAGGCGCTTTATGACAGGTTCTTATTCAGGTGCTCTGTCAGCTGCGTCCGGGACGAGAATAATTTTAAAGAGCTGATATTCGGGGATGCCGATAGCTTTAAGCCGTCTTTCAAGATCCCGCTGGAAAAGATAGACGAGATAAAAAGGGTCTCCGGGAAAGTTAAGATAGACAGGGATGTAGAAAAGATAATACTCGAGACCAGAAAGGAGTTCTTGAGGAAAAATATTCACCTGTCCGATAGGCGATGGAAAAAGATCGTCAACGTGTTAAAGATAGCATCGGCAAGCATGGGCAATGAGGTCGTAGACAGGTCAATGGTACTTCTGTTGCAGCATATGACCTGGGATACCCCGTCACAAAAAGAGCATATTCGAAACATTCTGATAGACCAGATAATTTCCGGCGGGGAGAGCCTGGAAAAATTGAAAAAGGACGTGACAGACCTGTATTTCCTCGTCCAGAGAACTATGGATTACAAATTCCCGTTGCCGATCAGGTGCTATCAGTGCAACGAGATATTCGATACCTCAAAAAAGCTTGGTGTCCACAGAAAAATATTCTCAAACCATATGTACTACGACCCCCACAGGATAAGCCTGAACCTGAGGTACTTCAACTACCCGGACCTTGTGAAGGTACTAAAAGAGGAGTATAAGTGGAACTTTATAGATAACACGCCGGAAAGGTCAAGATCTTATGCCACAGAGCTTGTCGACCTTAAGGAAAGGTTCGAGCATGCGAGAAAAAAGGTCGAGGAAGAGTTCGAGCTGCTGAAAAAACTTTTCGCGGAAAATATCTGGATAACGGAAAATGACCGGATAGAGGTGCTTAACAGGTATGAGCATAAGATCAATCCGCTGCAGGAGATAAAGGAGACGTTCCGGATGATAGAGTCGATGCTCGAGCAGAACGAACAGATCAGCATCGTGGAAAAGATGTCCTCTTTAGAAGCGACCGCGCAATAG